From one Motacilla alba alba isolate MOTALB_02 chromosome 8, Motacilla_alba_V1.0_pri, whole genome shotgun sequence genomic stretch:
- the C8H1orf210 gene encoding type III endosome membrane protein TEMP isoform X1: MAPTCLLCWVCSLLCVWSVVMGHPCSLDRQGWANCSGKNLQHAPSSLPRNITSLDLSFNSLVMPHHRTLLKHFPSLHSLNLSSNAKLTLSPAVFSNLGALRLLDLSSCSITYIHMDAFKGLGNLHTLLLRNNSLQELDVPFLLPLKALFHLDLQHNVLVSVDIWSLQLMETVPQVRLEGNPWVCDCSAHPLQQWLRRRRAVQVTCMSPPGLRGQEIAALDSQDLGCQIKQRFPRELTTTHQITVTENNTTALPARKGGRSWPYLVGFLVTAIGISILIALAAKCKLVHKNFASYRHRPLPEISSIGGSPMEDSSSWDRGSCGSHSITDAADLQAEDDDGFIEDNYIQPSEQLPTKEERELHRSI, translated from the exons ATGGCTCCTACCTGCCTACTCTGCTGGGTCTGTAGCCTCCTCTGCGTCTGGTCAGTGGTGATGGGACACCCCTGCAGCCTTGACCGCCAG GGGTGGGCCAACTGCAGTGGGAAGAACCTTCAGCATGCTCCAAGTTCCCTTCCAAGAAACATCACCAGTTTGGACCTCTCCTTCAACTCCTTGGTCATGCCCCATCACAGGACTCTGTTGAagcatttcccttccctgcactcTCTCAACCTCTCCAGCAATGCCAAGCTCACGCTGAGCCCAGCAGTCTTCTCCAACCTCGGGGCGCTGCGTCTGCTGgacctgagcagctgcagcatcacctACATCCACATGGACGCTTTCAAGGGCCTGGGAAACTTGCACACCTTGCTTCTAAGAAACAACAGCTTGCAAGAGCTTGATGTCCCTTTCCTTTTGCCGCTGAAGGCTCTTTTCCACCTGGACCTGCAGCACAACGTGCTGGTCTCTGTGGACATTTGGAGCCTGCAGCTGATGGAGACAGTCCCGCAGGTCCGTCTGGAAGGGAACCCCTGGGTCTGCGACTGCAGCGCGCACcctctgcagcagtggctgcGGCGCAGGCGAG ctgtgcaggtgaCCTGCATGTCCcccccagggctgaggggcCAGGAGATCGCAGCTCTGGATTCTCAAGACCTGGGCTGCCAGATTAAGCAGCGGTTTCCTCGTGAGCTCACCACAACACATCAGATCACAGTGACTGAGAACAACA CCACTGCACTGCCTGCCAGGAAAGGGGGAAGGAGCTGGCCATACCTGGTGGGATTCCTAGTGACAGCGATTGGCATCTCCATCCTGATTGCACTGGCTGCCAAGTGCAAGCTTGTCCACAAGAACTTCGCCAGCTACCGCCACCGGCCGCTGCCTGAAATCAGCTCCATCGGAGGCAGCCCCATGGAGGatagcagcagctgggacaggggctcCTGTGGGAGCCATTCCATAACTGATGCTGCTGACCTGCAAGCTGAGGATGATGATGGCTTCATTGAGGACAACTACATCCAGCCCAGTGAGCAGCTGCCAACAAAAGAGGAGCGGGAGTTGCATCGCTCCATCTGA
- the C8H1orf210 gene encoding type III endosome membrane protein TEMP isoform X2, with translation MAPTCLLCWVCSLLCVWSVVMGHPCSLDRQALFHLDLQHNVLVSVDIWSLQLMETVPQVRLEGNPWVCDCSAHPLQQWLRRRRAVQVTCMSPPGLRGQEIAALDSQDLGCQIKQRFPRELTTTHQITVTENNTTALPARKGGRSWPYLVGFLVTAIGISILIALAAKCKLVHKNFASYRHRPLPEISSIGGSPMEDSSSWDRGSCGSHSITDAADLQAEDDDGFIEDNYIQPSEQLPTKEERELHRSI, from the exons ATGGCTCCTACCTGCCTACTCTGCTGGGTCTGTAGCCTCCTCTGCGTCTGGTCAGTGGTGATGGGACACCCCTGCAGCCTTGACCGCCAG GCTCTTTTCCACCTGGACCTGCAGCACAACGTGCTGGTCTCTGTGGACATTTGGAGCCTGCAGCTGATGGAGACAGTCCCGCAGGTCCGTCTGGAAGGGAACCCCTGGGTCTGCGACTGCAGCGCGCACcctctgcagcagtggctgcGGCGCAGGCGAG ctgtgcaggtgaCCTGCATGTCCcccccagggctgaggggcCAGGAGATCGCAGCTCTGGATTCTCAAGACCTGGGCTGCCAGATTAAGCAGCGGTTTCCTCGTGAGCTCACCACAACACATCAGATCACAGTGACTGAGAACAACA CCACTGCACTGCCTGCCAGGAAAGGGGGAAGGAGCTGGCCATACCTGGTGGGATTCCTAGTGACAGCGATTGGCATCTCCATCCTGATTGCACTGGCTGCCAAGTGCAAGCTTGTCCACAAGAACTTCGCCAGCTACCGCCACCGGCCGCTGCCTGAAATCAGCTCCATCGGAGGCAGCCCCATGGAGGatagcagcagctgggacaggggctcCTGTGGGAGCCATTCCATAACTGATGCTGCTGACCTGCAAGCTGAGGATGATGATGGCTTCATTGAGGACAACTACATCCAGCCCAGTGAGCAGCTGCCAACAAAAGAGGAGCGGGAGTTGCATCGCTCCATCTGA